The segment tgtgtgttatatcttttatcatggaatcatttgtatgtacataaattggatatACGTACCACTTACGCCGATCTAtgtagatgcaatctcaataaggaactacACTGTAATCGCATTATACAGATGCCGCCCcgataattttgaaaaacaggagaggggatgaggaaaaaatgacaaatttatgacggtcggtgaaataaaacaaattatttgcagccgttctttgaagcttgcgacgttctttgaagcttgcgtCAATATCTGCAACATTGGAGCAGCGAACATAACTACGACATCTGTGGTCACTGGAGCAGCGAAgtgtgaatttttatttttacacaagcttaccatgtatttgtttatgataatttggattcaacagctgcgtagttttgaattagcaattattacgctcgagaattttttactcatatggagacgtcaccattgccggtgagggGCTGAAAAACTTAGGCCTATTCTCGACGCCGACGGTCTTTGAGTAGGgatttttagcgtgccacgcctggtgtgacacagggcctctgtttttgtggtctcatccgaaggaccgtcccatttagtcgcctcttgcgacaagcatggggtactgaggacctactttaacccggatcctcacaaaagaaataatattattattatgatgctGGTGGAAATATGAATTGGTCCCCCTTTCCCATCCATCTCTCCAACTTTCTGGTGCCGCgtaattccatatgttgaacatggatcattgtaaaacttttacatacatgaatagtcaatgtaTCTCACGGACGCCCTCATCCGCCAAAATGTTGTCTGTTCTCCAACCGATTTTTATCTAAAGCTTGAATCATCTTTAGCtcccccctttttaaaaaaaataatacattgtacaaaatttgaccGCAGCTGATAAGAACGCCTTGGAAGGAATTAATATCGGACAATCATATCGCCATGTAAAAAATCAAACTGATATCTTTGAAAtaccacatttcggaaaacggacgcatggttccgcatttacatttgattgtgacgtaggccGTGTATAGGTCAACTTTAAAACGATTTAAGACAGAAGTCGTACATGTCACTTACATCAAATACCAGTCAAAAATTATATGGGAGTACCTTTCTCAAACTGCGAAATGCACCGGTGAGTGGATTTATTTGCAATCGGTGTGTTAACTACAGAAAAGTTTTTGTCATTGCCGAACATACATACGTAAGATAAACTTTGATTCGTTGATTTGCCATCGCGACTCTGTGCAACAGCCAATCAGGTGACCCGTGCATATTAATTACATATACGATGATTTTTCGGCGAGTTTGCCCACGGGTGATGAGTAAAAGACGAAATCACCCGTAGGTATCCGACGatttagatcattataacgaccatagaatttgcgagtgctgattttaaacgagattgttgaaatccctgtaacatcaacttgtttgtcagtagcctgccgcgattttaaaaactgatcatatgcagaacaagctattTCGTATTGAACCAACtgggagatataaacaccatatgcaggtgataatggaatattgctgcatagatatgggaagttgactatgGAGAAGTTGggatcaccccgtttgtcataaggtTATCACCTGTAAAATCGCAAATGCCAGTCGTACTCCgataaaatgtatgaaaatgaattgaGCCCCAGTACCTGGTTGATTGTCTTCACTACACTCCTTACGCCAGTAATACCAGGTCTGGATTTCTCAACAACAACAtgacaaaaaaccaacaacaacatcaaaacttggacttaagtccGAGATTTTACTCAGATTTTGACAGcttaaatgaaagaaaactcaAAGTTTGCGATtgtttcgagaaatccaagttTGAGAGTTAAAAGGTTGGTATTATCGGATGTTGTGGAGGATTACATACATGCCTACTATGATCTCTCCTTGCGGCACAAGCATATTTTGGACACCGTTACACCCATAAGGTGCTTCTCGATGGTAAACTAGCAGTAGACAGATTCTAAGTTGGAAATTCCAAATTCCGCTTCAAAATCCACCGCAAAGAACCAACCTACAAACTATTGAAACCTCTTTCGACATTGTAGGCACAAGAGTTTGAAGAGTCCTCgtcaatcattttttttatttttgaatctttatcattaaaaaaaaaaaccaacaaaaaccatGTAGTTCTTTTACAAACGTCATTTGTGAACAGAAATGTAATTACCATATTTGTAAACTGGACTGAGTTCTTTGGAAATACATACATTTACTTATGCATCATTATCTTTGATATTCGTTGAAGAATCAGTTTTCATACCTTTATAGAGGTTTTCAGTGTTGGAGGTTAAATGGCACGAAAGATACCAAGAAGTGCATCTTTTGGAAATCTGTTAGACGCGGACGACGGAGTGGTGACAACGTCATCTATTGACGACGAAGATGAAATGAAGAATAGCTTTCTACCCGGCTTACTGGGAAAAAGGAAGTATgcacaaaacaaaataagaaataatGTCTTTGATATATACTTTTCtcaatttgatataattttatttcatgcgAAATTGATGTATGttctctgggttttttttttgggggggggggggggggtttgatCATTACTGCATTTCCGAATTGCTAAgaagttatttttcttttttcaatcaTTTATGATGGAAGAATTTTATGACTCTTGCGACTGTTGATATTGCCAACGGCATCAGCAACTGTTGATAATTAAACTATGATATTTTAGTCTAAAGCGACCGCACACCTGGTGCAGACGTTGATTTTCCGATGCAAAAGAAGTTATTTTTTAACCATCCTCATTTCAATATGGCCGCCATGGCTTTGGACTAACTAAGACAAAATCGACTTTTTCTCTAGAACTGcaatataataaatcaaaacaaacgtTGCTAAAGAGGTCCCCTAGAAGTGTCTGTTTCTTATGATATGGGTTCCAATATAGTTGTCATGGCGTTTAAttgaattcccatgggcatgaattgttaactgacctgtttttatattcttatgaagcagaatttattcaaaaacttctacgtgagaagaaaacatctcttgctgtggtcttcaatgcaacatttagatatattgacggcGGTTTATCTTTGAACATGCTAATATTCATTCATAGGTCGGTTCGATATCTccttgtgaactcgaaataaaagacaccacagagtcatgcacttctgcttcatacttagatattttattgaaaatagatattaacggcaaactaacaactcaactttatggtAAACGAggtgatttcagtttctccatcgtcagcttcccatatttatgtagcaatattccactatcacctacatatggtgtttatatctctcaactgattcgatacgcataagcttgttctgcgtatgatcattttAAAATCGAGTCAgactactaacaaacaagttgatggtgcaggggtttcaacaatctcgtttaaagtcagcatttcgtaaattctatggacgttataacgatctagtttgccattacaacctatcattgggccaaatgctgtctgacgtgtttcataccaattgttactctgttcttggtacactaattttgactacggattactccgtttacttgatcaggatatagggctcacggcggatgtggccggtcgacaggggatgcttactcctcctaggcacctgattccacctctgatatacctacgggtccgtgtttgtcaactctctattttgtattgcttatatgagttatgagattgattgctgttcgttatcttcacctttcaaatggACAAAGTTTACCTCTGCTCCAAATAGAAAAAAGTGAATGCCAATTTAAGTCACCGTGATTTTCCCCTACTTCTGAAGAATTCCTTAACCCCTTTTCAGAGCAATCCGAGTGCGCCTGTGGTTtaatcatcttcgctagccaagggtttactaCGTAGAGAAGCGAACCGGATCGTAAACCATTGGCTTGTGAAGATGGGATTTAATTGgcatatgaaaaatatcaactTTTTTAAATTGCCAAATCGTCTTTTTATTTGCATATAATTTCTTAAGTAATTCCTCGAATCTCGTTTAGAATATTGTTTGCTATCAGACCTTGTAGATCCTTTAAAGTCCTAATTGCTATCAACAACCAAATATTTCATGCTAAGATCATATTTTCGATTGTTTTCAAACAGTAAACGAGCACCATCAGGCAAACCAAAGGAATGTCGAGCACGAATAGGACGTGTAAAAGTAACGTTGAAGAAAGGGTTAGTTTACGAGGAGGAGGTCGATGCTATTGCCAACAGTACTTCACAGACGTTAACACTGAACGCTGGAAACGCTTCACGTGCAATGATTCAGAAAGCTGGAAATTCTATACAGGAGGAGTGCAAACGGAAATATCCCAATGGAATTACGTTCGGAGAAATAGCAGAAACAGGGGGCGGTGACCTTTTCTGTGGATACATCTTTCATGGATGTCTAAAATTTTGGAGAGCTGAAGAAAGTAATTCAGTTGAGCAAGTAAGTTGTGATTGTTTTTATTATCCCTTTTCCTCCTTTTTTTTGAGAAATACATGTGAAATACGAAAATACACCcagtacattatacatgtacactgtatcacTGATTTCTATTTCAGACCCTCATTGATCTTGTTACCAAGTGCCTAGAAAGAGGAGATGAACTGCAGATCAGTTCAATTGCTTTTCCAGCACTCGGGACGGGTTTTCTACATTTTCCCGCTAAAATTGTGGTTTGTCGGCTGCTGCAGTGTGtgaaagattttgaaatgacaCACAAATTGACAAGTTTAGTTGATATACGTTTCATAATTTTTCCGAAGGACACAACAACTTTTGGTGAATTTGAAAGTGAATTTAATCGCTATTCCTATACTATATTCCATAAGCCAAGTCCAAAAGGTACACTACATTTCACTCTTTGTTCAATTTGATTTTGGTATTCATATACACAACAGTATAATCTACAGTTGAACTTTATATTGATCTTCAGAAAATTTACCGACAAAGCCAAAAGATATAGAAATTTCTCTTGAAAATCTGAAGGTTAAACTAGTCGCAGGGTCTCTTTTAGAACAGCAGGTATTTCGCAacattttttccccaattttaCTAGTACATATATTCTTATTCGTTAATTGTAATTGTTATACTTCTTTCCTCAGTGATTTCCGCAAGTCATTTCTGAATTGTAGGTTGATGTCATCGTCGCTGCAGTGCCTCCCTATAGTAAGCCTGGGACGACGCGCTTAACCAGAGAGATTACAAAGGCTGCTGGAGCAGAGATGGAGAAGGAATTCACCAAACAGTTTCCAATGGGACTTGATATTAGTGATGTAGTATCAACAAGGGGCTATAATATTCCAAATGTTAAATCGGTATACTTTGGGGCACTGCCAAAGTTTGCTGTGAAAGAGCGTGATGAACATTTACAGGTAAAGATTAAGCAAATAATATGATTAGTATTCCATTTTTTGACGAatagatttatttatattgactcGGTTTACTTTCATTAAGTAACTGGATACTACAGATTGCCTCCGATATCTTATCTAATGCCTTGTCatcttgaattttattttacctTTTATTCGTGTTCACAGGCAGTGCTATTAATGGTTCAGGTTTGCTTGGCGAAACTACATGACAGTAGTTACAAAACCATTGCTATCCCTACTCTTGGAGTACGAGACTTTAAATTTACCCCGAAGTCCTCGGCCATGAAAATCTTTCCCGCCATTAAGGAGTACTTAATGGCTAACAAGGACTCCACAATCGAAGCCGTCAATATCGTTGTGGATATAACAGATTCCGAATTTGCAAATATATGGAAGGTAGGGCCAAAATAGATTACATAGGTAAATTGTAAGTACACGTATTTTATCATAAATTCTCATCAATAAGGACAACAtgatatatttgagaaaaaatgtatttgttgAAAGTAATAGTTATATTTACATAACATAATATGCATTTGATAAGTGTTTttactaataaaaaaaatctttatgaacaggtatttgaaaaagaaatagagAAAATAAATCCcccaaagttgaaaaataaagtcccgttgatcataaaaacaaaaccaaagccaccaccaccaccacggGGGTCACGTGACTGGTTCTCCACGAAGTATGAGGAGGAGCTGTGCGTCCCATCCTATTGGACAACTCATAAAGGGGGCGAAAAAATCAAGGTTTGCAAGCGTCGGAACCGGCAACATCAGTACCGTCTTATTCCTGTGGATCAAGCGACGCAAAATCTGGTCGTTAGAATTGTAGAAAAGACCTGGGAATCTCACAACATAGGCAGGGGTGCGGATGCAAAGGGATTAGATATGCTACAGTATAAATCCATCCGGGTTACTAAGGTAGAACGTGTAGAAAATCTCGACATGTATGAGAGTTACGTCCAGGAGAGACAAAGGTTCTTTGATAAAGCAAGAACAAGAGGTGGACCTTTTCCTTTGGCAACAATTCCAAAATCATCCGGAGAAATCAGGACTAGCTCTATTTTGAAATCTGACGCATCTAGCTCGACCTTTTTATCAGACATTTATCCAGAAATTAATGAGCATTTCGTGTTTCATGGCACTTTGGAAGATACAGTGGATTCGGTTCTGACGCAGGGGTTGGATTGCAGAATGTCTAGAGGCACTGCTATGTTTGGACAAGGGGCTTATGGTGCCGAGAGTTCGACAAAAGCAGACCAATATGTTGgtatgtatgcaaggtgaagataacgaacagtgatcaatctcataactcctataagcaatacaaaatagatagttgggcaaacacggacccctggacacaccagaggtgggatcaggtgccgaggaggagtaagcatcccctgttgtatCTATTATGTATATTTCTTGACCTCTGCCATTCCTTTTTTATATCGATCTTATCCTAGTCACATTGTGATTTGATCCATCGTCTTATTGGTTGTGCTTTCTGTGTTCACACTGTTTTGTATTTGTAATCATGACATTTTTCTATAGATAAGAAAGAAAACAGAAAGAAAGTATCACATAAGATGATGTTAGTACGCATGTGCCTGGGAGACATATGCCTGTATGACTTTCCTGTCGCACACAGACGAGCACCATGCAAAAGGTGTAGAAAAGACAACTGCACAGTCCATACACCAAAAGATTTTTACGACTCGGTTGTTGGTGATGGAAAGTGGTTGTTCCGGGAGTTTATTGTATATGACAAGCGTCAGACTTACCCGGAATATCTTATCACGTACGAACGAGTTTAACGTTTTATGAAGCATAGACATTGTTATTATGTAAAAGTTGATGTTAAAAGGTGTATGATATCAGTGATTGATTGTGATCGAGTGATCCATGATGTGAAACTTTTATTCTGTcagagaaaatgaaataaaaatataactaacacacacacattgATATAATCACTTTTTAGGATGTCTCCAGCGCATCTTGCGAATACACATTACAAGTAATGACGCCGGTAAATCTTGCATTGATGTCGCCTTTCACTGATATGTTACTTTCGCCATGTTACCTTGATATGTTACTAACTCTTATTGATATATCTTGACTTATTGATTTAAACGTGACTGAAATATGTAAGCAGTCAttaataaaattcatgaaatattacatacatGATTTAAGTACTTTGTGTCAGAATTCATCAAAGGTATATATTCCGTTCATGCCGATGGATTTTCAACTTCAAATAAAAGTCTGGAACGATATTTCCAAACAAATTCGAAAATAGAAAGTGATAGCTTTACCTTTCACAAT is part of the Ostrea edulis chromosome 2, xbOstEdul1.1, whole genome shotgun sequence genome and harbors:
- the LOC125681973 gene encoding protein mono-ADP-ribosyltransferase PARP15-like isoform X1; the encoded protein is MARKIPRSASFGNLLDADDGVVTTSSIDDEDEMKNSFLPGLLGKRNKRAPSGKPKECRARIGRVKVTLKKGLVYEEEVDAIANSTSQTLTLNAGNASRAMIQKAGNSIQEECKRKYPNGITFGEIAETGGGDLFCGYIFHGCLKFWRAEESNSVEQTLIDLVTKCLERGDELQISSIAFPALGTGFLHFPAKIVVCRLLQCVKDFEMTHKLTSLVDIRFIIFPKDTTTFGEFESEFNRYSYTIFHKPSPKENLPTKPKDIEISLENLKVKLVAGSLLEQQVDVIVAAVPPYSKPGTTRLTREITKAAGAEMEKEFTKQFPMGLDISDVVSTRGYNIPNVKSVYFGALPKFAVKERDEHLQAVLLMVQVCLAKLHDSSYKTIAIPTLGVRDFKFTPKSSAMKIFPAIKEYLMANKDSTIEAVNIVVDITDSEFANIWKVFEKEIEKINPPKLKNKVPLIIKTKPKPPPPPRGSRDWFSTKYEEELCVPSYWTTHKGGEKIKVCKRRNRQHQYRLIPVDQATQNLVVRIVEKTWESHNIGRGADAKGLDMLQYKSIRVTKVERVENLDMYESYVQERQRFFDKARTRGGPFPLATIPKSSGEIRTSSILKSDASSSTFLSDIYPEINEHFVFHGTLEDTVDSVLTQGLDCRMSRGTAMFGQGAYGAESSTKADQYVDKKENRKKVSHKMMLVRMCLGDICLYDFPVAHRRAPCKRCRKDNCTVHTPKDFYDSVVGDGKWLFREFIVYDKRQTYPEYLITYERV
- the LOC125681973 gene encoding protein mono-ADP-ribosyltransferase PARP15-like isoform X2; its protein translation is MIQKAGNSIQEECKRKYPNGITFGEIAETGGGDLFCGYIFHGCLKFWRAEESNSVEQTLIDLVTKCLERGDELQISSIAFPALGTGFLHFPAKIVVCRLLQCVKDFEMTHKLTSLVDIRFIIFPKDTTTFGEFESEFNRYSYTIFHKPSPKENLPTKPKDIEISLENLKVKLVAGSLLEQQVDVIVAAVPPYSKPGTTRLTREITKAAGAEMEKEFTKQFPMGLDISDVVSTRGYNIPNVKSVYFGALPKFAVKERDEHLQAVLLMVQVCLAKLHDSSYKTIAIPTLGVRDFKFTPKSSAMKIFPAIKEYLMANKDSTIEAVNIVVDITDSEFANIWKVFEKEIEKINPPKLKNKVPLIIKTKPKPPPPPRGSRDWFSTKYEEELCVPSYWTTHKGGEKIKVCKRRNRQHQYRLIPVDQATQNLVVRIVEKTWESHNIGRGADAKGLDMLQYKSIRVTKVERVENLDMYESYVQERQRFFDKARTRGGPFPLATIPKSSGEIRTSSILKSDASSSTFLSDIYPEINEHFVFHGTLEDTVDSVLTQGLDCRMSRGTAMFGQGAYGAESSTKADQYVDKKENRKKVSHKMMLVRMCLGDICLYDFPVAHRRAPCKRCRKDNCTVHTPKDFYDSVVGDGKWLFREFIVYDKRQTYPEYLITYERV